The nucleotide window attcaaaaaggttcccggttttttttttctaataacgtcgttatgaaattatttgtaattatatataattattcaaaaaaatgcatattttttttcttctgtcgtcataattcgctaatcagtaatttatacaaaaaaatccgggaactttttgtgcataatttattcagcttttcattaccgaaaatttcaatgagccaataggaagctttcagAAAAAGAGACCGCAAACGTTAAGGCATGTATGCGAAAgtttactaacgagatatttgtttttaaagattttcgtaggtgttataaaaatgtgtgaactgagtatgcagaaagatgatagaagtgcgaactttttctttatgctgaatatgcgtgcacgcGCTCAGAATCATtaatagacagaagtcaggtttacaagagacagctcatatgcatattccttaactttgatttttttttaattcgatagtgaaagtaaactatctaaaaaatattattatgcatatttttatacggGAGTTCCACATTATGCAtagtgtttacaaaaaatatgctcaactcattttgcacatatttttccaaaggtgtgaaggatataacacctctaaaaaggcttttttcagaaaaaagggatgttccaaatattttcataaaatataaaatatgtcattgaaaagagaattttttttttctgtatgtcacgaattttttgcaaaaaacttaaaaaaaaaaatgtttcctttacagtaaccttaatatGTGAATATGTTAGGAAAACATAATGACTTTTATTTTGTGAATGTTATTATTTCTTCTAGAATTAAGAACTTGAAATATAGACATAGTTTGAAATATCACAAAGCAACTGTTTAGCTTTATTTTTAGTGTAAAACTGTAAatcctttttaaaaacattctgtTGTACTACATCTGTTTTGCGTAATTGAATCAATTTTCAAGAGGCAGTGTAACTTAGATTTTCACAGCCAGTGTTTTTTTACTAAAGGTTGCAATACCATTATCTGAGCGTAATCCGCAATAAGACATTTTAGAATAAGTCTTATTAATAGAAAAGTATTATTAAAGACAATCGAAGACAACTGTCAGAGTTGTTTTAACAACTTTTGTTGCatatataagattttttttaaaaaaaggcataACTCTCCTTaaggcatttttaaaaatattaatctcATAAACTTTGGTTTTGTTGTTAGTCCAGTGTTTTTAGATGATAACTACTCTCGAAAGTGATTTAAATTCCATATGACATCTATTATTCTCTTTAATGTTTCTCTAATAAGCAGTTTTGTTCAATATGCTTGGTATATTCACATCAACATGTGGCAAAGATAACAGTAACTTAACACATTCATGAGAACCATTACGCAATGCAACATGTAATGGTGTGTCATTGTCCATGGTTTGTATATTCACATCAATTCCTGTAACTGAAAGCAGTAGCTGAACACATCCCACATGACCCTTTCCGCATGCATAAAATAACGGTGTTTTCCTGCGGTGATTAACTGTATTAATACATGTAACATCATGATTAATAAGAACTTTTAAAGCATCCTGATGACCATGAAATGCACTGATGTGGAATGGAGTCCACATATCATAACGAGAAGCATTTACATCACTGCCAGCGTCAATCAAAGCTTTTACTACTGATGGTGTGTTGTAATATGCAGCTCTCATCAAGAGGGTTTCCCTGAAAGAATCTCTCATTTGAACGATAAGTGGATCAGTAATGAGAATTTGTTGCAGCATTTCTACGTCTCCATTCTTAATAATTTCCTCAacttctaaatttaaaaatttcatcaatGGTTAAAAGAAATTGTAGCACAACTGACATTCCAAAGTTGAAATAAATAGTGTTTTGTGATGATTTTGTCAAAAGGCATACACTGCACACAATGTGTAGCGTAAACTTTTTTTGCGAAGTCAAACTATGgagctttttttctttgcacacattataaaaaatcagtttaaaacgAGTACTCAAATTAAAAGTTCATGGAGAAAGCCAATTAGTGCGCTCCCTATGCACCTACGTTCTAATTTTGTGCAACAGCTAATGTTTTCTGTTGGATTCTTTTGGATTTTCTGTTGGATGTGTAAAAGATTACAATCGAAGAACGATGATTGGTAAATTACCTTCCCTGATTTGCATACCCTTTAAAATCACCATAAAATCTAACCAAAAATACGTGCATAATTTTAGCTTTCTTGAACATGTTAGAGATTAGGTTAGGATTAGGTTTTTGCCCTAACATACCTCTAAATTGAGGATTATTTTGCTTTGTTTAGTTAGACGCCAAAGTGCTGCTTGAGTACTAGATTTTTTGTCTATAAAGCAAAAGAGTATTTTATCGCAATGCAGGTTACAAGGTCCGACAAAGTGGAATTGCTAAATGCCATAGGTCTGGAGATTACAAATTGCGACATTAAGGAATTACAAATTGCAAAAAGATCACATATTGCGATAGGATGAGAAAATGCGACATGTTAGTATTATACGAGCAGATCCAGGATGGTTTTCATCTTTTATCAAATTTTCGAGGTAAGCGGAACATTACCGCACTTTTCGCAAAAATCCATGTTTTAACTAATAGACATGTTGAATCAGAAAGACACCTGGATTAAAGTGCAGTTAAAAGTCCACTGAGATTTTCCAATTAACAGTAGTAGAAGTTAGTAGTACTCGTCCCCTAATATCTGCCTTTCTACTTTCGTAAATCTAGGTGACTTCGGAGGAATTTAACTTGACgttacaaattgttttattttagcaGGGTCCGAAATTCCACGATTCAAAAACTGTCGAAGTCAACTGATAACACGGCAGACAaaccaaataaacaaaaagtacTTGTAGCATTAGGAATATTAATATGCACCGATATTCTGTTTGACAATCGTGAAAGCCATGGTAGTGCGGCAATGCACcttgaaaaaacaaatattgGCTAACACCCCTGAGCAGAGACCTGCGGGTGCAGGAGTCGCAGAACAAAACCTTTTTACGGCTAATAAACATGATGAAATTTTTAAGACTAAGTATTAGTTTACATACAGATGATATTTGCGTCAAAAATTCATCCTAAGGGTAGCTGCAAATTGGCAGAAGTTCATGCAAATAAAGGGTTGTACCCCTTTTTGCCTGTGGGTTTATCTGGAAATACAAAAGCCATTAAAACATCTGAACGTTGCACTTTTGTTAATACAATGAAAAAGTTGTGCAACTAATTGTTAATTAAATAGGTCACGTTATATATATTTCGTACCTGCAAATGTGTAAGCACATTTATGTCGTAAGGGTTTATTTGGTTGTACAGCATCACTAAATTAAATCAataaatcaaatttaatttCTTAATGACACTCTCATTTGCAAAATGTTTGACGTCAATCGCCTTTATTATTAGGCAATTTCCGTCTCTTGGTCTGTGACAGAGAAAAGAGaataaattcatttttctttgatgtagccCGAAACACATATGGCTATTACAAAGGACTTTTAACTTTAAAGCAAGAGATTTTAGAAACGGGCTGGTGACGTCAGCTATTTTGGTTACGTTGATAATTCACGAACTTAAAGTCAAGGTAATAATATCATATACTagattctcttttttttacataCGCATCACAGCTTAATCATTACAAGTGTAAGTTGgcctttttgtttatatttgtttttaattgttttagctTCTACTTTTGCaggttaataaattttaaacttaaCTTAAGAGTGGGAAAAATTTGATGACGATTTTCTAAAGTAAAAATTAGGCAGAGGAATTATGGCAAATATAAATGATTTTATgacattggactccaaaaaaaaaattgtcaacccATTTGTACATTacttaagtggatttttccacggtttTGTCAACGTGGAAAATCGTTTAACTTGTGTCTAATTGCCAAACAAGGAACTTTCTAatgattttaatatttgttgCACCGGAGCTATGTTcgaaaatatgtaaaatatgatGTATTCTATATTTTTCGAAATAGATGTAACATAAAGCACAAGGACAATTTCCTTAGTTCAGAAAAACTATTATGATAATTGAGAAGACCTTATACCAAACCTCTGACTTAGCGTGAAGTCCAATAGATTTTTGCGTCTTAAAATGTTTCCTGAGAATATTTAATATTGTTTACAGTAAAACGTCAGTAGCCTTTCTGTATTAAATACAAAACAATaattgaataaataaaacactCTTTATGCCACCAGAAGTTACTTTTGTGCACAGTATTCCAAAACTGAATAATTAGTCGTAACTAAGAAGTCGTAAAGAGTCTCGAGACTATTctctcctagaaaggtttgattAAGACTCGTGATGGCAGTGGTGGCTAGTGGTGACTGGTGGTGACTCGTGGTGGCTCGTATGTGGCTCGTCTGACGTTTTACAACTGACGGCATAACTAAattagtaagttttttttttttttttttaaaagaaatctaTGCTGGGATATAATTAGTTCAAATATACAAACGTTATAGTTTTGTTTTATTACCGGAATTAAATTTGTAGCCTCGCATTTGGAGAAAAAGGAGTTCTTAAACATAAAGGATGAAATTACCACCAAAAATATAACCCTCGTCGCGTCCCTGAGAAAgatcgcaataataaaaatattaaaggtgaaaaaaatataattgaagataaaaaaaactaaaagacGAAAAATAAAGTCGATATGatgcaaaacaaaataattctaATACCTTTTTGTCTTTCTTTCAGCACCAATCTCAgtagttgtttttttattctctaGGAAACAATAAATTAAGGTTTAGAcgtaaaaaataaacttttgtaacGTTTAACAATATTCGAAAAATTGCAtaccttttaaattttcaactaGCACCATCAATTTACGTTTTAACTCCAACTGATTACATTGTCTTTCAGTCTTCATGATATGGCTTTCATAAATAGCTTTGGAACTGGAATCGATACAAAGTGTGTTTAGATCGTTAACGTCAATTACGATTTCACCCAATGGATTATTACACAAATCTTTGTCTTTTAAAACATCCAGATGTAAATTAAAACCTGGAACAGTTGTTGGAAGAGATGGTAAATCACGAAGTTGTCGTTCCAATTCCACTTTTTCAGCCACTAGCTCAAAAAGAGTTTTAGAGTTAACCGTATTGATGTATTTTAAAACCATATTTAGTTTAGAATTATCTGTGTAACCTGATCCAATTgcgttgttttgaaatttctttactttttcgtcaaatttttttactatgttCTTATATTCGTTATCCAAACGTTCAAGAAATTGTTCCATtcgttttaattttcttaattcCAATTCACGAACCAACTTTTCTCTGTCGCTTTTAATGTTAACCATTGCTTCATTATATCTTTTGGCTAAGCTCTCCAACAAAATTTTTGTGTCTTTATATGCATCTATTGATGAGGTGAACCTGGCCTTTGTTTCTTTTCCAAACTCAACAATGCTTTCTTTTCTGTGATTATTATGTTCACGATGTGCACAATATACACAAATAAATGCGCAATTACAATCTATGCAGACTTGTTTTGCAATTGACATATGCTGTTTACACATTGGTTGGAATACTTGCAACTTGTTATTGAAAGTTATTGCCGTAAGTGATTTGTGTTGCCACGTATGAAGAATTTCGCATTTATCACAAAATTTCGCACCACAAGTGCGACAcaacaaatttttgtattttttgcatCGTTTTGTTTCTTGACATTGCTCATCTAAAGATCTATAAGGAAAAGAAGCGCAGATAATGTCCAAGTAAAAGTTTCAATGTGGCGCATAAGATATATAAGAAGAACTTCATATATACATAGACCTCGTCTGGTATGGAAGGAAGGGAGGGATATAAAGTACCCCTAGTGACAAAGTTAAAGTTTAATATCCTTAGAATAACTTGCTTAATTGTTATTAAACTTTGTtactattaatatttttaagattAAAAACTTTTACACGAATTTTGATTTCACTTGTTGATAACATCCCAGTTAAAATACATTGCTTAAAACACGATAAAGCGCTCTAAAATGACAAATGCTATAAACTATGATCTGATGATTCTATCAGCATATGACCATAAAAGAGTTCTGCAAATTAAGAAATTTATGAGGGGTATATGAATGTTATCGGAGATTTCAGGCTTTTTATGTGTAAGAAGAGGAACATATGTCTTGAACCACTTatactattaaaaaaataaattcaaatagaATGGCAAAATATTGCTTAGAAAATTCTAAAACTCGGTTTTCATCGCCTTATACTAATCGAATACTTCCGTCTGTCTCTTTGTCTGTAATTTAATGTTGCCAAAAAAGTTAAGCCTTAAATGCTAATCAACAAGTTAAACGTCACGACGTCACTAACATGAATTTAATAAAGCACATCATAATACATTTTCCAACTATTAATTTTCGCGTGCCAGGCGGGTTACATCCTCGTCCTGAGGGTTAATTGCCTATGTCAAAAGTAGCTAGCGCTTACTTAACGGCTAAACAAGGCCCTGATATAGGCTGCTTTTCATAACAAGTATATTGGTTACAATGAATAATTTATGATTTGTCACGTTGTTACAGTTTCTGCGGCTAGTAAAAGCAATTTGATCGAGTCCCTC belongs to Hydractinia symbiolongicarpus strain clone_291-10 chromosome 1, HSymV2.1, whole genome shotgun sequence and includes:
- the LOC130646455 gene encoding receptor-interacting serine/threonine-protein kinase 4-like; translation: MLQQILITDPLIVQMRDSFRETLLMRAAYYNTPSVVKALIDAGSDVNASRYDMWTPFHISAFHGHQDALKVLINHDVTCINTVNHRRKTPLFYACGKGHVGCVQLLLSVTGIDVNIQTMDNDTPLHVALRNGSHECVKLLLSLPHVDVNIPSILNKTAY